From a single Brassica rapa cultivar Chiifu-401-42 chromosome A01, CAAS_Brap_v3.01, whole genome shotgun sequence genomic region:
- the LOC103861445 gene encoding probable polygalacturonase, producing MWRFSVLILLCSHLAVSSSSLGDSEATCSGIVPLPNRNDRISITDFGGVGDGRTVNTKAFREAIYRIQHLKRRGGTLLYIPPGVFLTESFNLTSHMTLFLAKGAVLKAVQDTWNWPLIDPLPSYGRGRELPGARYMSFIHGDGLRDVVITGENGTIDGQGEVWWNMWRSRTLKFTRPNLIELKNSKEIIISNVVFQNSPFWNIHPVYCSDVVIHHVTILAPQDSPNTDGIDPDSSSNVCIEDSYISTGDDLVAIKSGWDEYGIAFGRPSSNITIRRITGSTPFAGIAIGSETSGGIKNIVAEHISLSNMGVGVNIKTNIGRGGYIKNIRISNVYVENARYGIKIAGDTGDHPDAYYNPNALPVVKGIHINNVWGVNVRNAGSIQGLKDSPFTGICLSEINIHGSLNTNRTWKCSDVIGTSLKVSPWPCSELRTTGGSYSCSSTF from the exons ATGTGGCGGTTCTCCGTTTTGATTCTCCTCTGCTCACACCTAGCCGTCTCTTCCTCGTCCTTGGGTGATTCGGAGGCAACATGCTCCGGTATAGTCCCGTTACCGAACCGGAACGATAGGATCTCGATAACAGACTTTGGTGGCGTGGGAGATGGCAGGACGGTGAACACTAAGGCGTTTAGGGAGGCTATATATAGGATACAGCACCTGAAGAGGAGAGGAGGCACGCTTCTGTATATACCTCCGGGAGTATTTCTCACGGAGAGCTTCAATCTCACCAGCCATATGACTCTCTTCTTGGCTAAAGGCGCTGTACTCAAAGCTGTTCAG GATACATGGAACTGGCCACTGATTGATCCTTTGCCATCTTATGGAAGAGGGAGGGAGTTACCAGGGGCACGTTATATGAGTTTTATTCATGGCGATGGCCTTCGTGATGTAGTCATCACTG GAGAAAACGGGACAATAGACGGTCAAGGTGAAGTGTGGTGGAACATGTGGCGCAGTAGAACCCTAAAGTTCACTAGACCGAATCTAATCGAGCTCAAAAACTCTAAGGAGATCATAATCTCCAATGTTGTTTTCCAGAACTCACCCTTCTGGAACATTCATCCTGTGTATTGCAG CGATGTTGTCATCCATCACGTTACCATTTTAGCTCCTCAAGATTCGCCCAACACTGATGGAATCGATCCAG attccAGCTCCAACGTCTGCATAGAAGACTCCTACATCTCAACAGGAGACGACCTTGTTGCAATAAAAAGCGGTTGGGACGAGTACGGAATCGCTTTTGGCCGTCCAAGCTCAAACATAACGATCCGCCGCATCACAGGATCGACCCCTTTCGCAGGTATCGCAATAGGAAGTGAAACATCAGGAGGTATCAAAAACATCGTAGCAGAACACATCAGTCTATCCAACATGGGCGTTGGAGTCAACATCAAGACAAACATTGGTCGTGGAGGATACATCAAAAACATCAGAATCTCCAACGTGTACGTCGAAAACGCTAGGTACGGGATCAAGATCGCGGGAGATACTGGAGATCACCCTGACGCTTATTATAACCCAAACGCTCTCCCAGTCGTTAAGGGAATACATATCAATAATGTTTGGGGAGTTAACGTTCGAAACGCTGGATCCATTCAAGGCCTTAAGGATTCACCTTTCACAG GGATATGTTTGAGTGAGATTAATATACATGGAAGCTTGAATACGAACCGGACGTGGAAGTGTTCCGATGTTATTGGAACTTCGCTGAAGGTCAGTCCTTGGCCTTGTTCGGAGCTGAGAACTACTGGTGGATCTTATTCGTGTTCTTCCACTTTCTGA
- the LOC103861423 gene encoding probable WRKY transcription factor 53 gives MEGQKAMLAWEQKTLQSEVSLGLEAAKKLQARLSEASSPSSLSSYPAAETNEILIEQILSSYDKVLVMLNWSSSPPVQLTPATVAVVPVVNSGGIPESPASINGSPRSEDGGGSSESHRQDHMFNSRKRKMLPKWTEKVRISPERGLEGPQDDVYSWRKYGQKDILGAKFPRSYYRCTHRSTQNCWATKQVQRSDSDPTVFELTYRGTHTCQQGTPPPSHPPPASPEKRNTRPKLTTTAQKPNDILESLKTSLTVRTEGLDDADNVFSFPNTPPFCDFRTINDEFSSPIFDVVDWLNPTVEIDPAFPTFLQESIYY, from the exons ATGGAAGGTCAAAAAGCTATGCTAGCTTGGGAGCAAAAGACACTGCAAAGCGAGGTCAGTCTTGGCCTAGAGGCGGCGAAGAAGCTTCAGGCACGACTTAGTGAAGCATCGTCGCCGTCATCCTTATCTTCTTATCCGGCGGCTGAGACGAACGAGATTCTCATAGAGCAGATACTCTCTTCATACGACAAAGTTCTTGTCATGCTAAACTGGTCTTCCTCGCCGCCCGTACAGCTTACTCCGGCAACTGTTGCTGTAGTTCCGGTGGTGAACTCCGGCGGAATTCCTGAATCTCCGGCGTCGATTAACGGAAGTCCGAGGAGTGAAGATGGAGGAGGTTCCAGCGAGAGTCATCGCCAAGATCACATGTTCAATTCCAGGAAAAG GAAGATGTTACCAAAGTGGACAGAGAAAGTGAGGATAAGCCCAGAAAGAGGCTTAGAAGGACCTCAAGATGATGTCTATAGCTGGAGAAAGTACGGTCAGAAAGACATTCTGGGCGCCAAGTTCCCCAG GAGTTACTACAGATGCACACACCGCAGCACACAGAACTGTTGGGCAACGAAGCAAGTCCAGAGATCGGACAGTGATCCAACCGTTTTCGAACTGACGTACAGAGGGACACACACTTGTCAGCAGGGGACACCTCCTCCTTCTCATCCTCCGCCAGCCTCGCCGGAGAAGAGAAACACCAGACCTAAACTCACCACCACTGCTCAAAAGCCTAACGACATTCTCGAAAGCCTTAAAACCAGCTTAACGGTTCGAACCGAGGGACTCGACGACGCTGACAACGTCTTCTCGTTCCCTAACACGCCGCCGTTTTGTGATTTCAGGACAATCAACGACGAGTTCAGTTCTCCCATCTTCGATGTTGTTGATTGGCTCAATCCAACAGTCGAGATTGATCCGGCCTTTCCCACGTTTTTACAAGAGTCGatctattattaa
- the LOC103861435 gene encoding high mobility group B protein 6 encodes MATSADPAPTKKSRNSRKALKQKNEIATTETPPSPVSAKAKSAKSFEKDLMEMQAMMEKMKIEKDKTEELLKEKDEILRRKEEELVTRDAEQEKLKTELKKLQKMKEFKPNMTFACGQSLTQAEQEKVNKKKKKKKDCPETKRPSSSYILWCKEQRDEVKKQNPEADFKETANILGAKWKSLSAEEKKPYEERYKVEKEAYLQVIAKEKREREAMKLLDDEQKQKTAMDLLDQYLQFVQEGEQDIKKKSKKEKDPLKPKHPISAFLVYANERRAALREENKNVVEVAKMTGEEWKKLSDKEKAPYEEVAKKNKETYLQAMEEYKRTKEEEAMSQKKEEEELLKLHKQEALQLLKKKEKTDNLIKKEKETKKKKNENVDPNKPKKPASSFILFSKDARKALTEERPGTSNSTVTALISVKWKELGEEEKQSYNNKAAKLMEAYKKELEDYNKKSAAATTSS; translated from the exons ATGGCCACCAGCGCAGATCCAGCTCCGACGAAGAAATCGAGGAACAGCCGCAAGGCGTTGAAGCAGAAGAACGAGATCGCGACGACGGAGACTCCGCCGTCCCCAGTCTCCGCCAAGGCGAAATCGGCGAAGTCGTTCGAGAAAGATCTGATGGAGATGCAGGCGAtgatggagaagatgaagatcgAGAAGGATAAGACGGAGGAGTTGCTTAAGGAGAAGGACGAGATTCTGAGGAGGAAGGAGGAGGAGCTTGTGACGAGAGACGCTGAGCAGGAGAAGCTCAAGACGGAGCTCAAGAAGCTTCAGAAGATGAAGGAGTTCAAACCTAACATG ACGTTTGCTTGTGGTCAATCTCTCACACAAGCTGAGCAAGAAAAggtgaacaagaagaagaagaagaagaaggattgTCCGGAGACGAAGAGACCGTCGTCATCATACATACTGTGGTGCAAGGAGCAAAGGGATGAAGTGAAGAAGCAGAATCCTGAAGCTGACTTCAAGGAGACTGCGAACATTCTTGGCGCTAAGTGGAAGTCTCTTAGTGCGGAAGAGAAGAAGCCTTACGAGGAGAGGTACAAGGTGGAGAAGGAAGCTTACCTCCAGGTGATTGCCAAGGAGAAGCGGGAGAGAGAGGCCATGAAGCTTCTGGATGATGAGCAGAAGCAGAAGACTGCTATGGATTTGCTTGATCAGTATCTCCAGTTTGTGCAGGAAGGTGAACAGGACatcaagaagaagagcaa GAAGGAGAAGGATCCTTTGAAGCCAAAGCATCCCATATCTGCCTTCCTGGTTTATGCTAACGAGAGGAGAGCTGCTTTACGCGAAGAGAACAAGAACGTTGTAGAG GTCGCAAAGATGACCGGTGAAGAGTGGAAGAAGTTGTCGGATAAAGAAAAAGCACCCTACGAAGAG GTGGCAAAGAAGAACAAGGAGACATACCTGCAAGCAATGGAGGAGTACAAGAGGACGAAGGAAGAAGAGGCCATGAGccagaagaaagaagaagaggagctCTTGAAACTCCACAAACAGGAAGCTCTCCAACTGCttaagaagaaggagaaaacCGACAATCTGATCAAG AAGGAGAAAGagaccaagaagaagaagaacgaaAACGTTGACCCAAACAAACCCAAGAAGCCTGCTTCGTCATTCATCCTCTTCAG CAAAGACGCAAGGAAAGCTTTGACAGAAGAACGTCCAGGGACGAGCAACTCAACGGTCACCGCTCTAATCTCAGTGAAATGGAAG GAATTGGGTGAAGAAGAGAAGCAAAGTTACAACAACAAAGCAGCAAAGTTGATGGAAGCATACAAGAAGGAACTTGAAGATTACAACAAGAAGAGTGCTGCGGCTACTACCAGTAGTTAG